From Camelus ferus isolate YT-003-E chromosome 15, BCGSAC_Cfer_1.0, whole genome shotgun sequence, the proteins below share one genomic window:
- the ANXA4 gene encoding annexin A4, with product MAAKGGTVKAASGFSASEDAQTLRKAMKGLGTDEDAIINVLAYRNTAQRQEIRTAYKTTIGRELLDDLKSELSGNFEQVILGLMTPTVLYDVQELRRAMKGAGTDEGCLIEILASRLPEEIRHINQTYQLQYGRSLEDDIRSDTSFMFQRVLVSLSAGGRDVGNYLDDALVRQDAQDLYEAGEKKWGTDEVKFLTILCSRNQNHLLHVFDEYKRISQKDIEQSIKSETSGSFEDALLAIVKCMRNKPAYFAERLYKSMKGLGTDDDTLIRVMVSRAEIDMLDIRANFKRLYGKSLYSFIKGDTSGDYRKVLLILCGGDD from the exons ATG GCAGCCAAGGGAGGCACCGTCAAAGCTGCTTCAGGCTTCAGCGCCTCCGAAGATGCCCAGACCCTGAGGAAGGCCATGAAAGGGCTCG GCACAGATGAAGACGCCATCATCAACGTCCTGGCCTACCGCAACACGGCCCAGCGCCAGGAAATCAGGACGGCCTACAAGACCACCATCGGCAGG GAGCTGCTGGATGACTTGAAGTCGGAACTGAGTGGCAACTTCGAGCAGGTGATCTTGGGGCTGATGACGCCCACCGTGCTGTACGACGTGCAGGAGCTGCGAAGGGCCATGAAG GGAGCTGGCACGGACGAGGGCTGCCTGATCGAGATCCTGGCCTCCCGGTTGCCAGAGGAGATCCGACACATAAACCAGACCTACCAGCTGC AATATGGGCGGAGCCTTGAAGATGACATTCGCTCCGACACTTCCTTCATGTTCCAGCGGGTGCTGGTGTCTCTGTCCGCT GGTGGCAGGGATGTAGGAAATTATCTGGATGATGCTCTCGTGAGACAGGATGCCCAG GATCTGTATGAGGCTGGAGAGAAGAAATGGGGGACAGATGAGGTGAAATTTCTAACTATTCTCTGCTCGCGGAATCAAAATCATCTGTTGCACG TGTTTGATGAATACAAAAGGATATCACAGAAGGATATTGAACAGAGTATTAAATCTGAAACATCTGGTAGCTTTGAAGATGCTCTGCTGGCCATAG TAAAGTGCATGAGGAACAAGCCTGCATATTTTGCTGAAAGGCTTTATAAATCTATGAAG GGCCTGGGCACCGATGATGACACCCTCATCAGAGTGATGGTTTCTCGAGCGGAGATTGACATGTTGGACATCCGTGCGAACTTCAAGAGGCTCTATGGAAAGTCCCTGTACTCTTTCATCAAG